One genomic segment of Kiritimatiella glycovorans includes these proteins:
- a CDS encoding exosortase-associated EpsI family protein, with protein sequence MKIDRRTGTAWLLAAVVLLIGAAGSRMVLQSFGRVFDKEKLPLRRSFETIPIETGNYRCREESRELPEAVQASLNADAHLTRLYRDRRFRPQEPGAWIRLHLAYYSGMTDTSVGHRPEICYTAAGAETVSGEQVRLRLGADGVEREIPATLFRYRRPGDERTESVVYFFLGNGKVFGTPLGVRLLDLNLDDRYSYWCKVEVQTIGVRRGPLARRVASEFLDAVLPAVEACMPAWPPDKHRAP encoded by the coding sequence ATGAAGATTGATCGCCGTACCGGAACGGCGTGGCTGCTGGCCGCGGTCGTATTGCTGATCGGCGCGGCGGGGTCGCGCATGGTGCTGCAGTCGTTCGGCCGCGTGTTCGACAAGGAGAAGCTGCCGCTGCGCAGATCGTTCGAGACCATTCCGATCGAGACGGGGAATTATCGTTGTCGCGAGGAGTCGCGCGAACTGCCCGAGGCGGTGCAGGCCTCGCTGAACGCCGATGCGCACCTCACCCGCCTCTACCGCGACCGCCGCTTCCGGCCGCAGGAGCCGGGAGCCTGGATCCGGCTTCACCTGGCCTACTACAGCGGGATGACGGATACCTCCGTAGGCCACCGGCCCGAGATATGTTACACGGCGGCGGGGGCCGAAACGGTGTCCGGCGAGCAGGTCCGGCTGCGGCTCGGGGCGGACGGCGTCGAGCGCGAAATCCCCGCCACCCTCTTCCGCTACCGGCGGCCCGGCGACGAGCGGACCGAATCGGTGGTCTATTTCTTTCTGGGGAACGGCAAAGTTTTCGGCACGCCGCTCGGGGTTCGTCTGCTCGATCTGAATCTCGACGACCGCTATTCGTACTGGTGCAAGGTCGAGGTGCAGACGATCGGGGTGCGGCGCGGCCCCCTGGCGCGCCGGGTGGCCTCCGAATTCCTGGACGCCGTGCTGCCCGCGGTCGAGGCGTGCATGCCCGCGTGGCCGCCGGACAAGCACCGTGCACCCTGA
- a CDS encoding exosortase/archaeosortase family protein has translation MESAEAAGMKTGRIFGALALAGLYLASFYRFAIDVSHYAATDANWSHAPFVPLISLYAVYMYRDRLRAMEAAPDLRGLILLIAGLLIHWFGVYPVSHAMLRGYGAILGLGGLLWLLTGPMMRVLWFPVAYLVFAVRVGDRIWTALAQPLQHLAAGSSALLLRAFGVEASSRGATVVLWSGIDRLGELNVAGMCSGLRMLMAFLAMGAAVAWLSTSRPNWLRLTLFVAAVPIAVATNIARVTAFGLLALVRPEWIEGGAHTATGVAMIALGLVLFLGLLALLDRLFVPAPEGPHED, from the coding sequence ATGGAATCGGCCGAAGCCGCCGGAATGAAAACCGGAAGAATCTTCGGCGCCCTTGCGCTGGCCGGGCTCTATTTGGCCAGTTTCTACCGCTTCGCGATCGATGTGTCCCATTATGCGGCCACGGATGCCAACTGGTCGCACGCGCCTTTTGTCCCGCTCATAAGCCTCTATGCCGTATACATGTATCGCGACCGCCTGCGGGCCATGGAGGCCGCTCCCGACCTGCGCGGACTGATCCTCCTGATCGCGGGCCTCCTGATCCACTGGTTCGGGGTCTATCCGGTCAGCCACGCGATGCTGCGCGGCTACGGGGCGATTCTCGGGCTCGGCGGCCTGTTGTGGCTGTTGACGGGGCCGATGATGCGTGTGCTGTGGTTCCCCGTCGCGTACCTCGTCTTCGCCGTTCGCGTCGGCGATCGAATCTGGACCGCGCTGGCACAGCCGCTCCAGCACTTGGCCGCGGGCTCTTCGGCCCTGCTGCTGCGCGCCTTCGGAGTGGAGGCGTCGTCCCGCGGCGCCACGGTGGTGCTGTGGAGCGGGATCGACCGCCTCGGCGAACTCAACGTCGCCGGCATGTGCAGCGGTCTGCGTATGCTGATGGCGTTTCTCGCGATGGGCGCGGCCGTGGCCTGGCTCTCCACGTCCCGGCCGAACTGGCTGCGGCTGACGCTGTTCGTCGCCGCGGTCCCGATCGCCGTCGCCACCAACATCGCCCGCGTCACCGCGTTCGGACTGCTCGCACTGGTGCGCCCGGAATGGATCGAGGGCGGCGCGCATACGGCCACCGGCGTGGCGATGATCGCGCTGGGGCTGGTGCTCTTCCTCGGGCTCCTGGCGCTGCTGGACCGGCTGTTCGTCCCCGCCCCGGAGGGTCCCCATGAAGATTGA
- a CDS encoding tetratricopeptide repeat protein — MKKINYRVLIPLLVVVAAVVTGVTLLQRQQSPDALEHRGDALLEEGSAEAALDLYMRALRSEPGNPELRMKAVRAVESLPPLSIDRALDHSRFMLRSLHRVLDIDPMHGPARRRLLDFYFEWAVAVRDRAVWQHLKEAAHESVAAARIMSREPSPLTLKYRGVAELKTGEPVPVEEAERRIGKTVEDLVTRFPDDRLVLMQAAEYHRRLARRWQMAGQPVRAGERLDRAESLLRDAVASSPDDLRLRIGYVRTLWTNPEPGPSAATARVELDRRLGGAEDNETLRRAARLYLSLQDRRDESLNLEWTAEELLRRAVDRHPDDLLSRLMLVEISDRRGGGDTEEDLLKLWRQRRAIRPGVPAMIAAHVRPVAGSRLADLHLRLAERAPDAEERQRRLRRADEVLQSLARFNRRDGLLPMLRGKRHLIAGEVRQAALALHEAERRYENPPVDVVYLAARAMMQAGNYGAARSRLERLARHPRALEMERVHADRVEVALRQGRTADALRVLEHARKRFPDSEPLDILYLRALDRRRGESQAEHGPEPALEIVERLRSAAVERGRGLAAAVRTLEAAGRLGAARELLRERRAQAPSDRTAFAERLRIEERHAGADAARGWVEEVLAGQPDFFPALAAKVRLTGDPAPMEAFEDAVLAAENRVDDLWKLYGWRLERGEESAASLLWSRLKQRRPDSQAVLREDFRRALESEEWNRAGSLAVAAEKDNLDLASGAAWRGRIALARQDYPEAVHQFDLAVERMPVSPRLWKEYGEARRGNGQPDAAEKAFRRALELRPQYTAAVWSLRTLYTERGNYAEAVRLMEQAIGRFDERPFFRHVYLDDLARAGKVREAIRGREAWRRDEPGRAENVHALARLHLRQGQTEKAREIMAPRMESGATEYEDVEVMAAVHAAAGEYEQGVALWDRWIQDGRGNTVQARIARARYLAGFADASRVRAAFEDAVEAAGDGSSASLRAFGGWLNARGDPAAALARYRAAAAAGDREAALRVIDLHLQLDQADRAGEALAQFRRRFGLTPAALVLEGRLQEKRGDLEGAEHKFNRAAEEAPWNPNMYLQRARFFVRNEKGSWMERAESDLKKALRLQPAFADAQLALASFYLNPAVDRPEQAAAELRSLIRRHPGDPRAYRVLASLLLGRGRESELEQLLDTAREQFPGAESWKEIRTEAAWREGRRDEALTALREAWERRGDAVSLNAWVRALITVDPGGALRAMESNAETVRENPALRLMYGIVLAAEGRAAKGRAELVAALRATTDRAALLDATAMLRSHLEDGDRVAVLKSWWSGSGDPAAGWSLGRALTDSGRASAAVAPLTRALESEDLPEWLEERLRAERAAALIAAGRPADAEQELETLVREHPGNPHYHNDLAWLRLEELDRPHDALPAAEEACRISSDNDRVRAELRHTLGRIHRVLGNREQARFYLEKSLEDHPTGHARSDLRKLDLESP; from the coding sequence ATGAAAAAAATCAATTACCGTGTACTGATCCCGCTTCTGGTGGTCGTGGCCGCCGTCGTCACCGGGGTGACCCTGCTGCAGCGTCAGCAGTCGCCCGACGCACTCGAACACAGGGGAGATGCGCTGCTGGAGGAAGGCTCGGCCGAAGCGGCCCTGGACCTCTACATGCGCGCCCTCCGCAGCGAGCCGGGGAATCCGGAGCTGCGGATGAAGGCGGTCCGGGCCGTCGAATCCCTCCCGCCGCTGAGCATCGACCGCGCCCTCGACCACAGCCGCTTCATGCTGCGCAGCCTGCACCGCGTGCTCGACATCGATCCGATGCACGGACCCGCGCGGCGTCGACTGCTGGATTTCTATTTCGAATGGGCCGTGGCCGTGCGCGACCGCGCCGTGTGGCAGCATCTCAAGGAGGCCGCCCACGAGTCCGTGGCCGCCGCGCGGATCATGAGCCGTGAACCGTCGCCCCTCACCCTCAAGTACCGCGGCGTGGCGGAACTGAAGACCGGCGAGCCGGTGCCGGTGGAAGAGGCCGAACGCCGTATCGGAAAGACGGTCGAGGATCTGGTCACCCGCTTCCCCGACGACCGCCTCGTGCTGATGCAGGCCGCCGAATACCACCGGCGGCTGGCGCGTCGCTGGCAGATGGCCGGCCAGCCTGTCCGGGCCGGGGAAAGACTGGATCGCGCGGAGTCCCTCCTCCGCGATGCGGTGGCTTCGAGCCCGGACGACCTTCGTCTGCGTATCGGGTACGTCCGCACGCTGTGGACGAACCCGGAGCCGGGTCCGTCCGCCGCCACGGCCCGGGTGGAACTCGACCGGCGCCTGGGCGGCGCGGAGGATAACGAGACGCTGCGCCGCGCGGCGCGGTTGTACCTTTCGCTTCAGGACCGCCGCGACGAGTCCCTGAACCTCGAATGGACGGCGGAGGAACTGCTCCGGCGCGCGGTCGACCGCCACCCCGACGACCTGCTGAGCCGGCTGATGCTGGTCGAGATCTCGGACCGCCGGGGCGGCGGGGACACCGAAGAGGACCTGCTCAAGCTGTGGCGCCAGCGCCGTGCGATCCGGCCGGGCGTGCCCGCGATGATCGCCGCCCATGTACGGCCCGTGGCCGGCAGTCGACTGGCCGATCTGCACCTCCGCCTCGCGGAGCGCGCTCCCGACGCGGAAGAGCGGCAGCGGCGCCTGCGCCGCGCCGACGAGGTGCTTCAGTCGCTGGCGCGGTTTAACCGCCGCGACGGCCTGCTGCCCATGCTGCGCGGAAAGCGACACCTCATCGCCGGCGAGGTGCGCCAGGCGGCGCTCGCGCTCCACGAGGCGGAACGACGGTACGAGAACCCGCCGGTGGACGTCGTGTACCTGGCGGCCCGGGCTATGATGCAGGCCGGTAATTACGGCGCGGCCCGCTCGCGGCTGGAGCGGCTGGCCCGCCACCCGCGCGCCCTGGAGATGGAGCGTGTGCACGCCGACCGGGTCGAGGTGGCCCTGCGCCAGGGGCGCACCGCCGACGCCCTGCGTGTGCTCGAACACGCCCGGAAGCGGTTCCCGGATTCGGAGCCGCTCGACATCCTCTACCTGCGCGCGCTCGATCGACGACGCGGGGAGTCGCAGGCGGAGCATGGGCCCGAACCGGCGCTCGAAATCGTCGAACGGCTGCGGAGCGCGGCCGTGGAGCGCGGCAGGGGACTCGCCGCCGCCGTGCGCACGCTGGAGGCCGCGGGCCGGCTCGGTGCGGCCCGCGAGCTGTTGCGCGAGCGGCGCGCGCAGGCGCCCTCCGACCGGACGGCGTTCGCGGAACGGCTCCGGATCGAAGAGCGGCACGCGGGCGCGGACGCCGCGCGGGGGTGGGTCGAGGAGGTGCTGGCCGGGCAGCCGGACTTCTTCCCCGCCCTGGCGGCAAAGGTGAGGCTTACCGGCGATCCCGCGCCGATGGAGGCGTTCGAGGACGCCGTGCTGGCCGCGGAAAACCGTGTCGACGATCTGTGGAAACTTTACGGATGGCGCCTGGAACGAGGCGAGGAATCCGCGGCGTCGCTCTTGTGGTCCCGGCTGAAGCAGCGCCGCCCCGATTCGCAGGCCGTGTTGCGCGAGGACTTCCGGCGCGCCCTGGAATCGGAAGAGTGGAACCGCGCCGGGAGCCTGGCCGTCGCCGCGGAGAAAGATAATCTCGATCTTGCCTCGGGCGCGGCCTGGCGCGGACGCATCGCGCTGGCGCGGCAGGATTATCCCGAGGCGGTGCATCAGTTCGACCTGGCGGTCGAACGCATGCCGGTCTCGCCCCGCCTGTGGAAGGAGTACGGCGAGGCGCGACGCGGCAACGGCCAGCCCGATGCCGCGGAGAAGGCGTTCCGGCGCGCGCTGGAGCTGCGGCCGCAGTATACGGCCGCGGTGTGGTCGCTTCGCACCCTTTACACCGAACGGGGAAACTACGCCGAGGCGGTCCGGCTCATGGAGCAGGCGATAGGCCGCTTCGACGAACGACCCTTTTTCCGGCATGTGTATCTCGACGATCTCGCCCGTGCGGGGAAGGTCCGCGAGGCGATACGCGGCCGCGAGGCCTGGCGGCGGGACGAACCCGGCCGCGCGGAGAACGTACACGCCCTCGCCCGGCTTCACCTCCGGCAGGGACAGACGGAGAAGGCGCGCGAAATCATGGCGCCGCGGATGGAATCGGGCGCGACGGAGTACGAGGACGTCGAAGTGATGGCCGCGGTCCACGCCGCGGCGGGCGAATACGAACAGGGCGTGGCCCTTTGGGACCGGTGGATTCAGGACGGGCGGGGCAACACTGTGCAGGCCCGCATTGCGCGGGCCCGTTACCTGGCGGGGTTCGCGGATGCGTCGCGTGTGCGGGCCGCGTTCGAGGACGCGGTCGAGGCGGCCGGTGACGGATCCTCCGCGTCGCTCAGGGCCTTCGGCGGGTGGCTGAATGCAAGGGGCGATCCGGCTGCGGCGCTGGCGCGGTACCGCGCGGCCGCCGCAGCCGGCGACCGGGAGGCGGCGCTGAGAGTCATCGATCTGCATCTGCAGCTCGATCAGGCGGATCGCGCCGGCGAGGCCCTGGCGCAGTTTCGACGACGCTTCGGTCTCACACCGGCCGCACTCGTACTCGAGGGCCGGCTGCAGGAAAAGCGCGGCGACCTCGAAGGCGCGGAACACAAGTTCAACCGCGCCGCGGAAGAGGCCCCCTGGAATCCCAACATGTACCTCCAGCGCGCCCGCTTCTTCGTCCGCAACGAAAAGGGCTCCTGGATGGAGCGGGCGGAGAGCGACCTGAAAAAGGCGCTCAGGCTGCAGCCTGCCTTCGCGGACGCGCAGCTCGCGCTGGCCTCCTTCTATCTCAATCCCGCCGTCGACCGCCCCGAACAGGCGGCGGCGGAACTCCGCAGCCTGATCCGCCGCCATCCCGGCGACCCGCGCGCCTACCGGGTGCTGGCGTCGCTGCTCCTGGGCCGCGGGCGCGAGAGCGAACTGGAGCAGCTTCTGGATACCGCGCGGGAGCAGTTTCCCGGAGCGGAATCGTGGAAGGAAATACGGACCGAAGCCGCGTGGCGGGAAGGCCGTCGCGACGAGGCGCTGACGGCGCTGCGCGAGGCGTGGGAGCGCAGGGGCGATGCCGTATCGTTGAACGCCTGGGTGCGTGCGCTGATCACGGTCGATCCCGGCGGGGCCCTGCGGGCCATGGAGTCAAACGCGGAGACGGTGCGGGAGAACCCCGCGCTCAGGCTGATGTACGGCATTGTGCTTGCCGCCGAAGGGCGCGCGGCGAAAGGGCGCGCGGAACTGGTAGCCGCGTTGAGGGCGACCACGGATCGGGCGGCGCTGCTGGACGCGACGGCCATGCTGCGCAGCCACCTCGAAGACGGCGACCGGGTGGCGGTATTGAAGTCATGGTGGTCCGGCAGCGGCGATCCGGCGGCGGGCTGGTCACTGGGGCGCGCCTTGACGGACTCGGGTCGTGCTTCCGCGGCCGTGGCCCCGCTGACCCGCGCGCTGGAGAGTGAGGATCTTCCCGAATGGCTGGAGGAACGCCTGCGTGCGGAACGCGCCGCGGCCCTGATTGCGGCCGGGCGGCCCGCCGACGCCGAACAGGAGCTGGAGACGCTCGTGCGCGAGCATCCCGGGAATCCCCATTACCATAACGATCTCGCCTGGCTGCGGCTCGAGGAACTGGACCGGCCTCACGACGCGCTGCCGGCGGCCGAGGAGGCGTGCCGCATTTCTTCCGACAACGATCGCGTCCGCGCCGAACTTCGGCACACGCTCGGCCGCATCCATCGCGTGCTCGGCAATCGCGAGCAGGCCCGCTTCTATCTGGAGAAAAGTCTGGAAGACCACCCGACCGGGCACGCGCGTTCCGATCTGCGCAAGCTGGACCTCGAATCGCCATGA